One Flagellimonas sp. CMM7 genomic region harbors:
- a CDS encoding bifunctional precorrin-2 dehydrogenase/sirohydrochlorin ferrochelatase, which translates to MERNELYPIFLKVSNLSILIVGGGNVGLEKLSFLLKSSPNAKVQMIAPQFLEETLQLAEKHDVEITKNVYHKQFLEGKHIVVACTDKVEVNEEVYHDCRERSILVNVADNPPFCDFYMGGIVTKGNVKVAISTNGKSPTAAKRLRQFFEDVLPENIDDLVKNLNEYRKTIKGDFEEKVEALNEFTKSLVNKKE; encoded by the coding sequence ATGGAGAGGAATGAACTATATCCCATATTTTTGAAGGTATCTAACTTAAGCATACTTATTGTTGGTGGAGGTAATGTTGGATTGGAAAAACTGTCATTTCTGTTAAAATCCAGTCCAAATGCAAAAGTACAGATGATAGCGCCTCAATTTTTAGAGGAGACTTTGCAGTTGGCAGAAAAACATGATGTAGAAATCACAAAAAATGTTTATCACAAACAATTTTTAGAAGGAAAACATATAGTGGTTGCTTGCACAGATAAAGTTGAAGTAAATGAAGAGGTTTATCACGATTGTAGGGAGCGTAGTATTTTGGTCAACGTTGCAGATAACCCTCCTTTTTGCGATTTTTATATGGGTGGTATTGTAACTAAGGGCAATGTGAAAGTTGCCATTTCCACCAACGGAAAATCCCCGACAGCGGCTAAAAGGTTAAGGCAGTTTTTTGAAGATGTGCTTCCTGAAAATATTGATGATTTAGTGAAGAACCTAAATGAATACCGCAAAACAATAAAAGGAGATTTTGAAGAAAAAGTGGAAGCCTTAAATGAATTTACCAAAAGCCTGGTGAATAAAAAAGAATAG
- a CDS encoding GIN domain-containing protein — protein sequence MITIKKIFVIALIGFTVASCTNETIRVSDGVSTREYDFDNITSLAVATDFKAYVTFSETEESMSIQANDNLFGRINVYKEGGRLTVKLDNNLNIRGKETLNLFITTRNITSFKGSSDAAIFLDSPLETQHVTIDLSSDAYFEGDITVDNFEFRASSDSKAVVYLKATDAYMNLSSGADLDGESDVEKATIKLSSDASVDLIGTIGNLEATLSSDSNLKNYGLQVEDLKISLSSDSDSYLSVSKTIDVTANSDSKLFYKGDAEIVRQVLSSDGEVIKK from the coding sequence ATGATAACAATCAAAAAAATCTTTGTAATTGCCCTAATAGGCTTTACAGTAGCTTCTTGCACAAATGAAACCATCAGGGTCTCCGATGGAGTATCCACAAGGGAATACGATTTTGATAACATCACGTCCTTGGCCGTAGCAACCGATTTTAAGGCGTATGTTACTTTTTCTGAAACCGAAGAAAGCATGAGTATTCAAGCAAATGATAATCTGTTTGGCAGAATCAATGTTTATAAAGAAGGTGGAAGATTAACAGTTAAATTGGATAACAATTTAAACATACGAGGAAAGGAAACCTTAAATCTATTCATTACAACACGAAATATTACCAGTTTTAAAGGTTCTTCAGATGCTGCAATATTTTTGGACTCACCTCTTGAGACACAGCATGTAACTATTGATTTGAGTTCCGATGCATATTTTGAAGGGGATATAACTGTAGATAATTTTGAATTTAGGGCCTCTTCAGATAGTAAAGCGGTTGTTTATTTAAAGGCAACGGATGCTTATATGAATCTTTCTTCCGGTGCAGATTTAGATGGAGAATCGGATGTGGAAAAAGCGACGATTAAACTGTCTTCAGATGCTTCAGTAGACTTGATAGGAACTATTGGAAACTTGGAAGCAACTCTGTCCTCTGACAGTAACCTAAAAAATTATGGACTACAAGTGGAGGATTTGAAAATTTCGTTATCATCAGATAGTGATTCATATCTTTCAGTTTCCAAAACTATAGATGTCACGGCCAATTCGGATAGTAAGCTTTTTTATAAAGGTGATGCAGAAATTGTGAGACAGGTATTGTCTAGTGATGGGGAGGTAATCAAAAAATAA
- a CDS encoding DUF4202 domain-containing protein: protein MATSEKLLEAFHLFDQANAKDPNVETYNKKIYPKELLYAMRMTDVLDEFAPNASEALKLAARCQHICRWEIPRSNYEANRAGYLKWRQELKKFHVKKASIILGQVGYAQDVIDKVEFLLLKKQLKKSKETQTLEDIICLVFLNHYFEPFKQKHPEDKVVDIIQKTWRKMSLEGQKAALELSFSENAKELITKAIADGEE, encoded by the coding sequence ATGGCAACATCTGAAAAGCTTTTGGAAGCCTTTCATCTTTTTGATCAGGCAAATGCCAAAGATCCCAACGTAGAGACCTATAACAAGAAAATTTATCCAAAGGAATTGTTGTATGCTATGCGTATGACGGATGTATTGGATGAGTTTGCCCCCAACGCTTCAGAAGCGTTAAAACTTGCTGCTCGTTGCCAACATATTTGCAGATGGGAAATTCCGAGGAGTAACTACGAAGCAAACCGTGCTGGATATTTAAAATGGCGCCAAGAGCTTAAGAAATTCCATGTAAAAAAGGCTTCCATAATATTGGGACAGGTTGGTTATGCGCAAGATGTAATCGATAAAGTAGAATTTCTTTTATTAAAAAAACAGCTTAAAAAAAGTAAGGAAACCCAAACTTTGGAAGACATTATTTGTTTGGTATTTTTAAACCATTATTTTGAGCCGTTTAAGCAAAAACATCCAGAAGATAAGGTAGTGGATATTATTCAAAAGACTTGGAGGAAAATGTCTTTAGAAGGCCAAAAAGCGGCTTTGGAATTATCATTTTCTGAAAATGCCAAAGAACTAATAACAAAAGCAATTGCAGATGGAGAGGAATGA
- a CDS encoding alpha/beta hydrolase, giving the protein MDSIYKIQERVASICNIPYKVVGENILELDVFLPSKRLGEEPWKILSQDLKPTLIYFHGGGWIEGDRFSRFLETLPYLEKGWAVVNVDYRLLDETNLIGCLKDCLDAINWVNNNADKYKFDVDKIYLSGESAGGHLALLSGMINKETQQKLFSNYRKVNVAGIINWYGITNVKKTVDFWDDAAYTSQIINGWNGEISRYYNLMSPVNYVSQNTPPILSIHGTEDVMCL; this is encoded by the coding sequence ATGGATTCCATATACAAAATACAGGAGCGTGTCGCTTCCATTTGCAATATACCATACAAAGTAGTAGGCGAAAATATATTGGAATTGGATGTTTTTCTTCCTTCGAAGCGATTGGGTGAAGAACCTTGGAAGATTTTATCACAAGACTTAAAACCCACATTAATTTATTTTCATGGTGGTGGTTGGATAGAAGGTGACCGGTTTTCCAGATTTTTGGAAACATTGCCATACCTCGAAAAAGGATGGGCCGTTGTAAATGTGGACTATAGATTGTTGGATGAAACGAACCTTATAGGTTGTCTAAAAGATTGTTTAGATGCCATTAACTGGGTCAATAACAATGCCGACAAATATAAGTTCGATGTGGACAAAATCTATTTGTCTGGTGAGTCAGCAGGAGGACATTTGGCATTGTTATCCGGCATGATCAACAAAGAAACCCAACAAAAGCTATTTTCCAATTATAGAAAGGTCAATGTTGCGGGGATAATCAATTGGTATGGTATTACCAACGTAAAAAAGACGGTAGATTTTTGGGATGATGCTGCCTATACCTCGCAAATTATAAATGGGTGGAATGGAGAGATCAGTAGGTACTACAATTTAATGTCCCCTGTCAATTATGTATCTCAAAATACGCCACCAATATTAAGTATACATGGTACTGAGGATGTAATGTGCCTATAG